In Canis lupus baileyi chromosome X, mCanLup2.hap1, whole genome shotgun sequence, one DNA window encodes the following:
- the LOC140627625 gene encoding LOW QUALITY PROTEIN: centromere protein V-like protein 3 (The sequence of the model RefSeq protein was modified relative to this genomic sequence to represent the inferred CDS: substituted 2 bases at 2 genomic stop codons), with translation MGRVSNRTNTQPRGQKRPRDPAAACAAIPIMGARRLPFQVRVGSHAAGRRLVAARRDLSRSRRKRWWRQTRETGSKGPRPSRSLKPLAPALSPSELDLGAQRXRRETFRKRRGLIGEGAAKFLLDTFEYPGLVYRTGGCHCGAVRFAVWAPADLRMVDCSCRLCRKKQHRHFLVPASRFTLLLGAXSILTYRSHTHPALHSFCSRCGVQSFHASVSDPGIYGVAPHCLDAGTVRSVVIEEVDGGDWGEEATKEPKAIQNASSRRGSVA, from the coding sequence ATGGGCAGAGTGAGCAACCGCACCAACACCCAGCCACGGGGGCAAAAGCGGCCCAGGGATCCCGCTGCTGCCTGCGCAGCCATCCCGATCATGGGCGCGCGGCGGCTCCCTTTCCAGGTCCGCGTGGGGAGCCACGCGGCGGGAAGGAGGCTGGTGGCGGCCAGGCGGGATCTGTCAAGATCGAGGCGGAAGCGCTGGTGGCGGCAGACCCGGGAGACAGGCTCCAAGGGCCCGCGGCCATCCCGATCCCTGAAGCCACTGGCGCCCGCTCTGTCCCCCAGTGAGCTGGACCTGGGCGCGCAGCGGTAGCGCCGGGAGACGTTCAGGAAGCGGCGGGGCCTCATCGGCGAGGGCGCCGCCAAGTTCCTGCTGGACACCTTCGAGTACCCCGGCCTGGTGTATCGCACCGGCGGCTGCCACTGCGGCGCGGTCCGCTTCGCGGTCTGGGCGCCCGCAGACCTGCGCATGGTGGATTGCAGCTGCAGGCTGTGCAGGAAGAAGCAGCATCGACACTTCCTCGTCCCGGCCTCGCGCTTCACTCTGCTGCTGGGCGCCTAGAGCATCCTCACGTATCGGTCCCACACGCACCCGGCGCTGCACAGCTTCTGCAGCAGGTGCGGCGTGCAGAGTTTCCACGCATCTGTCTCTGACCCCGGCATTTACGGCGTCGCCCCGCACTGCCTGGATGCCGGCACCGTACGCAGTGTGGTTATCGAGGAGGTCGACGGTGGCGACTGGGGGGAGGAGGCCACGAAGGAGCCCAAGGCCATCCAGAACGCGTCCTCCCGAAGAGGATCAGTGGCTTAG